From the genome of Terriglobia bacterium, one region includes:
- a CDS encoding DNA polymerase III subunit delta' → MPFSDFHGNADIVLRLREMLAHDRFPHAVILTGTRGSGKYTLAQMVAKAMNCLDRPEPGGLFSAAVPADDLPDFCGRCSNCVRIAQADDLESRCAEAVEVRDSLRETDKKETRILVQTFPDVLIIPPDPPQMMIKVDQVRHLIHSIYFRPSEGRHKVYIFTDSAFMKEAANALLKVLEEPPEFATIFLLAENASSLLPTIRSRCVTLHLAPLPLAEIENDLSQRPDWNAKQRQLVARLSGGAIGRARSFDLNVYLAARNDALTMLKTAIDANDHSALFKATEAYRAGAEGKQKIDALIAALYGLLEDLLFLRSNTPDMLRNVDIEPELRKLAQSASFDWITTATDRISDVQSGMRRNLLRSLSLDSLTLSLEG, encoded by the coding sequence TTGCCCTTTTCCGATTTCCACGGCAACGCCGACATCGTCCTTCGCCTCCGCGAAATGCTCGCCCACGACCGCTTCCCGCATGCGGTGATCCTCACCGGCACGCGAGGCTCGGGCAAATACACTCTCGCGCAAATGGTTGCAAAGGCGATGAACTGCCTCGACCGCCCCGAACCGGGCGGATTATTCAGCGCCGCGGTTCCAGCCGACGACCTGCCTGATTTCTGCGGAAGGTGCTCCAATTGCGTTCGCATCGCTCAGGCCGACGATCTCGAATCTCGTTGCGCCGAAGCCGTAGAGGTCCGCGACAGCCTTCGAGAAACTGACAAGAAAGAAACCAGAATCCTCGTCCAGACCTTCCCCGACGTGCTCATCATTCCGCCCGATCCGCCGCAGATGATGATCAAGGTCGACCAGGTCCGGCACCTGATTCATTCCATCTATTTCCGGCCAAGCGAAGGACGCCACAAGGTCTACATCTTCACCGACTCGGCGTTCATGAAAGAGGCGGCTAACGCCTTATTGAAAGTCTTGGAAGAGCCGCCGGAATTTGCGACGATCTTCCTCCTCGCCGAAAATGCCTCCTCGCTGCTCCCTACCATCCGCTCGCGCTGCGTGACCCTGCATCTCGCGCCATTGCCTCTGGCCGAAATCGAAAACGACCTTTCACAACGCCCCGATTGGAACGCGAAGCAGCGCCAACTGGTAGCCCGGCTCAGCGGCGGCGCCATAGGGCGCGCCCGCAGCTTCGACCTGAACGTCTATCTCGCCGCACGCAACGATGCCCTCACTATGCTCAAGACCGCCATCGACGCCAACGACCACTCGGCGCTGTTCAAGGCCACCGAAGCCTATCGCGCCGGAGCCGAGGGTAAACAAAAGATCGATGCTCTGATAGCCGCTCTTTATGGCCTGCTGGAAGACCTGCTTTTCCTTCGCTCGAACACGCCGGATATGCTCCGTAACGTGGACATCGAACCGGAGCTGCGGAAGTTGGCGCAATCCGCCAGTTTCGACTGGATCACCACCGCCACCGACCGCATCTCCGATGTTCAATCCGGAATGCGCCGCAACTTGCTGCGCTCCCTCTCCCTGGACTCCCTAACCCTCTCACTAGAGGGCTGA
- a CDS encoding thiamine pyrophosphate-binding protein, translating into MTAADVLVETLIDWGVEYIFGLPGDGINGVFESLRTHADKIHFVQVRHEEAAAFMATGYAKFTGKLGCCIATSGPGGIHLLNGLYDAKMDGQPVLAITGMAFHDLIGTHGQQDVEMDKLYMDVAIYNERVMGPTHVKNITEIACRTATAFRGVAHIAFPKDLQDTEVHWKSQSSERNVKNHVSTVHACSLPVPPEGSLHQAAELLNNAKRVCILAGRGALHATDELEQTAEILGAPIVKALLGKAAVPDDSPYTTGGIGLLGTKPSEEAVKNCDLLFMIGTAFPYIEFLPKPGQAKSVQIELNPARISLRYPADVGLVGDSRETLRRLMPMLKRKKDRSFLKKAQDGMREWWQYMENLGTSDHMPMKPQVVAWHLGKRLRNDAIVCCDSGTIATWWARQIPVKRGQMHSLSGNLATMAPGLPYAIAAQIAYPDRQVIAFVGDGGFSMLGFEMLTAVKYNLPVKVVVIKNDYLGQIKWEQMVMEGNPEFGVKLQPMDFKMFAAACGASSLRVDNPADIADALDHLLESPGPALLEAVVDPLTAPLPPSIKASQAIKFAESLARGEPKARKIMQEAFMDRARELV; encoded by the coding sequence ATGACAGCAGCAGACGTGTTGGTAGAAACACTCATCGACTGGGGTGTCGAATACATCTTTGGCCTTCCCGGAGACGGAATCAACGGAGTCTTTGAATCGCTTCGAACTCATGCCGACAAGATTCATTTTGTCCAGGTGAGACACGAAGAAGCTGCGGCATTCATGGCAACCGGCTACGCGAAGTTCACCGGAAAGCTTGGCTGTTGCATCGCCACCTCTGGCCCGGGGGGCATTCACCTGCTGAATGGACTATACGATGCAAAAATGGACGGCCAGCCGGTGCTTGCGATTACTGGAATGGCTTTCCACGATTTGATCGGTACACACGGGCAGCAGGACGTGGAAATGGATAAGTTGTACATGGACGTCGCCATTTACAACGAGCGCGTCATGGGCCCAACGCACGTGAAAAACATCACTGAGATCGCCTGCCGCACAGCCACGGCATTCCGAGGCGTCGCGCACATCGCGTTTCCGAAGGACCTGCAGGATACGGAGGTCCACTGGAAGTCACAGAGTTCCGAGCGCAATGTCAAGAACCACGTTTCCACGGTGCACGCCTGCTCTCTGCCAGTGCCACCTGAAGGCAGCCTGCATCAAGCGGCGGAGTTGCTGAACAATGCAAAGAGAGTTTGCATCCTTGCTGGGCGAGGCGCGCTCCATGCAACCGACGAATTGGAGCAAACAGCGGAGATTCTCGGGGCGCCGATTGTCAAAGCCCTGCTCGGAAAGGCAGCCGTTCCCGATGACAGTCCGTATACAACCGGTGGGATCGGTCTGCTCGGAACCAAGCCCTCTGAGGAAGCCGTCAAGAACTGCGATCTGCTGTTCATGATCGGAACGGCATTTCCCTATATAGAATTTTTGCCCAAGCCTGGGCAGGCGAAGTCGGTACAGATCGAGTTGAATCCCGCACGTATCTCGCTGCGTTATCCGGCTGACGTCGGTTTGGTTGGCGATAGTCGCGAGACGTTGCGCCGCCTGATGCCTATGTTGAAGCGAAAGAAGGACCGCAGCTTCCTGAAGAAAGCACAAGACGGCATGCGCGAGTGGTGGCAGTACATGGAGAACCTCGGAACATCGGACCACATGCCGATGAAGCCGCAGGTTGTCGCATGGCACCTTGGCAAGCGGCTCCGAAATGATGCGATTGTGTGCTGCGACAGCGGAACGATTGCGACATGGTGGGCGCGGCAGATCCCCGTTAAACGCGGACAGATGCATAGCCTGTCGGGCAATCTCGCCACGATGGCTCCCGGGCTGCCATATGCAATTGCTGCCCAAATAGCGTATCCCGACCGACAGGTGATCGCGTTCGTGGGCGATGGCGGATTCAGCATGCTCGGGTTCGAGATGCTTACGGCGGTGAAGTACAACCTTCCCGTTAAGGTGGTTGTAATCAAGAACGACTACCTCGGGCAGATCAAGTGGGAGCAGATGGTGATGGAGGGCAATCCTGAATTCGGAGTCAAGCTGCAGCCGATGGACTTCAAGATGTTCGCGGCGGCATGCGGCGCGAGCAGCCTCCGGGTGGATAACCCTGCCGACATCGCTGACGCGTTAGACCATCTGCTGGAGAGTCCGGGCCCGGCACTACTGGAAGCAGTTGTGGATCCGCTCACGGCTCCTCTGCCACCGTCGATCAAGGCCAGCCAGGCGATCAAGTTTGCAGAGTCGCTCGCCCGGGGAGAACCGAAGGCGCGGAAGATCATGCAGGAAGCGTTTATGGATCGTGCCCGCGAGCTCGTTTAA
- the tmk gene encoding dTMP kinase yields the protein MSPRKRGKFITFEGLDGCGKSTQMERLVKVLQQQEGLEVMTTREPGGTAIGDRIRSVVLDSRTRGLAPLAELALMFASRAQQIQENIVPALDRGVWVLCDRFTDSSEAYQGAGRGLGSESVLTLHRVLCGNLQPDLTILMDSDVSASVNRARRRNQQQKGSVSQGDENRFETESRAFFTRVHEKYLEIAAREPNRVAIIDARPAADITHTRIVQAVRQRLLEPVLD from the coding sequence GTGAGTCCCCGAAAACGTGGCAAGTTCATCACCTTTGAAGGTCTCGATGGGTGCGGCAAAAGCACCCAGATGGAGCGTCTCGTAAAAGTGCTCCAGCAGCAGGAAGGCCTCGAGGTGATGACGACGCGCGAGCCCGGGGGGACTGCCATTGGTGACCGCATTCGCTCCGTCGTCCTCGATTCGCGCACCCGCGGACTTGCCCCGCTCGCCGAACTGGCCCTGATGTTCGCCTCACGCGCCCAACAGATTCAGGAAAACATTGTCCCTGCGCTCGACCGCGGCGTCTGGGTCCTCTGCGACCGCTTTACCGATTCCTCGGAAGCCTACCAGGGCGCCGGACGCGGTCTCGGCAGCGAATCCGTGCTCACTCTCCACCGCGTCCTCTGCGGCAATCTTCAACCTGATCTGACGATTCTTATGGATTCCGACGTCTCCGCCAGCGTCAATCGTGCGCGCCGCCGCAACCAGCAGCAGAAGGGAAGTGTCTCGCAGGGCGACGAGAATCGCTTCGAGACCGAGAGTCGCGCATTCTTCACCCGAGTCCACGAGAAGTACCTCGAGATCGCCGCTCGCGAACCCAACCGGGTCGCCATCATCGACGCCCGACCCGCTGCCGACATCACCCACACCCGCATCGTCCAGGCCGTCCGCCAACGCCTCCTCGAACCCGTCCTTGACTAG